The following proteins are co-located in the Microvirga ossetica genome:
- a CDS encoding SDR family NAD(P)-dependent oxidoreductase produces MTQTIYGSLKGKSALITGGASGIGESIARSFHAQGSKVAVLDYNAEAGQALAKELGERVHFEHSDVRDIPAFQAAIRRASDALGPITILVNNAARDDRHTIDQVTPEYWRERLATNLDHQFFAAQAVLPDMEKAGGGSIINMGSTSYMVSDDSFAAYKTAKSASVGLTRALARELGPKNIRVNCLVPGWIMTQRQIDLWLTPDSEKELLKRQCVKRKLVPQDIANVALFLGSDESSAMSAQTYLVDGGWV; encoded by the coding sequence ATGACCCAGACGATTTACGGCTCCCTCAAGGGCAAGAGTGCTCTCATCACCGGCGGCGCGAGCGGCATCGGCGAGAGCATCGCGCGTTCCTTCCATGCGCAGGGCAGCAAGGTTGCCGTCCTCGACTACAATGCCGAGGCCGGCCAGGCCCTGGCGAAGGAGCTCGGCGAGCGCGTGCATTTCGAGCACAGCGACGTGCGCGATATCCCCGCCTTTCAGGCGGCGATCCGGCGCGCGAGCGATGCGCTCGGCCCGATCACGATTCTCGTCAACAATGCGGCACGCGACGACCGCCACACCATCGATCAGGTCACGCCGGAATATTGGCGCGAGCGCTTAGCCACCAATCTCGACCATCAGTTCTTCGCGGCGCAGGCCGTGCTGCCGGACATGGAGAAGGCGGGCGGCGGCTCGATCATCAACATGGGCTCGACGAGCTACATGGTGAGCGACGATTCCTTTGCGGCCTACAAGACCGCGAAATCCGCTTCGGTCGGCCTCACCCGGGCGCTTGCGCGCGAGCTCGGGCCGAAGAACATCCGCGTCAACTGCCTGGTGCCGGGCTGGATCATGACCCAGCGCCAGATCGATCTCTGGCTGACGCCGGACAGCGAGAAGGAACTGCTCAAGCGCCAATGCGTGAAGCGCAAGCTCGTCCCGCAGGACATCGCCAATGTTGCGCTCTTCCTCGGCTCGGACGAGTCCAGCGCCATGTCGGCGCAGACCTATCTCGTTGACGGCGGCTGGGTTTAA
- a CDS encoding MBL fold metallo-hydrolase: MSAGKLTKERLVPDVRAAIIPVTPFQQNCTLLWCEKTKKAAVVDPGGDLERIRDAIAQSGASVEKIILTHGHIDHAGGAAELRDELGVPVEGPHEADDFLLQRLAEQGKAYGFEARAVTPDRWLNEGDTVSVGDLTLDVLHCPGHSPGSVVLVSPTQRFALVGDVLFQGSVGRTDLPGGDGKALIRSIKDKLLPLGDDIAFICGHGPMSTIGQERQTNPFLRGEELV, from the coding sequence ATGTCTGCCGGCAAACTCACGAAGGAGCGACTTGTGCCCGATGTCCGCGCCGCCATCATACCCGTGACGCCCTTCCAGCAGAACTGCACCTTGCTGTGGTGCGAAAAGACGAAGAAGGCCGCCGTGGTGGATCCCGGCGGCGATCTCGAGCGCATCCGCGATGCCATCGCGCAGAGCGGCGCGAGCGTGGAGAAGATCATTCTGACCCATGGCCATATCGATCACGCGGGCGGAGCGGCGGAGCTTCGGGACGAGCTCGGCGTGCCGGTCGAGGGACCGCACGAGGCGGACGACTTCCTGCTGCAGCGGCTCGCCGAACAGGGAAAGGCCTACGGCTTCGAGGCCCGTGCGGTGACGCCGGACCGCTGGCTCAACGAGGGCGACACGGTGAGCGTCGGCGACCTCACCCTCGACGTGCTGCATTGCCCCGGTCATTCGCCGGGCAGCGTCGTCCTCGTCTCGCCCACGCAACGATTCGCCCTTGTCGGCGACGTGCTGTTCCAGGGCTCGGTCGGGCGCACCGACCTTCCCGGCGGCGACGGCAAGGCATTGATCCGCTCGATCAAGGACAAGCTTCTGCCGCTCGGCGACGACATCGCCTTCATCTGCGGCCACGGTCCCATGAGCACCATCGGCCAGGAGCGGCAGACCAACCCGTTCCTGAGGGGCGAGGAGTTGGTTTGA
- a CDS encoding cysteine synthase A, with product MIKPDVPAAIGNTPLIKLRHASELTGCTILGKAEFMNPGQSVKDRAALFIIEDAVRRGTLRPGGIIVEGTAGNTGIGLALVANALGFRTVIVIPDTQSQEKKDMLRLAGAELIEVPAVPYANPNNYVKVSGRLAERLAASEPNGAIWANQFDNVANRQAHLETTGPEIWEQTDGKVDGFVSAVGTGGTLAGVGMALKERNPKVAIALADPMGAALYSYYTTGELKASGSSITEGIGQGRITANLEGAPIDVAFQIPDEEAIPIVFDLLAHEGLCLGGSSGINVAGAIRLAKQLGPGHTIVTVLCDYGTRYQSKLFNPDFLRSKNLPVPSWLTKEVTIDPGLV from the coding sequence ATGATCAAGCCCGACGTTCCCGCCGCCATCGGCAATACTCCCCTGATCAAGCTCCGCCATGCCTCCGAGCTGACCGGATGCACGATCCTCGGCAAGGCCGAGTTCATGAACCCGGGGCAGTCGGTGAAGGACCGCGCCGCGCTCTTCATCATCGAAGATGCCGTCCGGCGGGGCACCTTGCGGCCGGGCGGGATCATCGTCGAGGGAACGGCGGGCAACACCGGCATCGGCCTCGCGCTCGTCGCCAATGCCCTCGGCTTTAGGACGGTGATCGTGATCCCGGACACACAGAGCCAGGAGAAGAAGGACATGCTGCGGCTCGCCGGTGCCGAGCTGATCGAGGTGCCGGCGGTGCCCTACGCCAATCCGAACAACTACGTGAAGGTCTCTGGCAGGCTCGCCGAACGCCTCGCGGCGTCCGAGCCGAACGGCGCGATCTGGGCCAACCAGTTCGACAACGTGGCGAACCGGCAGGCTCACCTGGAGACGACGGGACCGGAGATCTGGGAGCAGACGGACGGAAAGGTGGACGGCTTCGTCAGCGCCGTCGGCACGGGCGGCACGCTTGCCGGCGTCGGCATGGCGCTGAAGGAACGCAATCCGAAGGTGGCGATTGCCCTTGCCGATCCGATGGGCGCGGCTCTCTACAGCTACTACACGACGGGCGAGCTGAAGGCGTCGGGCTCGTCGATCACCGAAGGCATCGGCCAGGGCCGCATCACCGCGAACCTGGAGGGCGCGCCGATCGACGTGGCGTTCCAGATCCCGGACGAGGAAGCAATTCCGATCGTGTTCGATCTGCTCGCGCATGAAGGCCTGTGCCTCGGCGGATCGTCGGGCATCAACGTTGCAGGCGCGATCCGGCTGGCGAAGCAGCTCGGTCCCGGGCACACCATCGTCACCGTGCTGTGCGATTACGGCACGCGCTACCAGTCCAAGCTGTTCAACCCCGACTTCCTGCGCTCGAAGAACCTGCCCGTTCCGAGCTGGCTCACGAAAGAGGTCACCATCGATCCGGGGCTTGTCTAG
- a CDS encoding S-(hydroxymethyl)glutathione dehydrogenase/class III alcohol dehydrogenase: METRAAVAWEAGKPLTIETIRIEGPKAGEVLVEVMATGVCHTDAYTLSGLDSEGKFPAILGHEGAGIVREVGPGVTTLKVGDHVIPLYTPECRNCKSCLSRRTNLCTAIRATQGQGVMPDGTSRFRCDGETVFHYMGCSTFANFTVLPEIALAKVREDAPFDKICYIGCGVTTGIGAVIYTAKVWPGANVVVFGLGGIGLNVIQGARMVGADKIIGVDINPTKVEMARKFGMTDFINPNEIGADKVVQAIVDLTGGGADFSFDATGNVTVMRQALECCHRGWGESIIIGVAEAGKEIATRPFQLVTGRVWKGTAFGGARGRTDVPKIVDWYMEGKINIDDLITHTMPLDEINTAFDLMHEGKSIRSVIVY; encoded by the coding sequence ATGGAAACCAGGGCCGCCGTGGCGTGGGAGGCTGGCAAGCCGCTCACCATCGAGACCATCCGCATCGAAGGCCCAAAGGCGGGCGAGGTGCTCGTGGAGGTGATGGCGACGGGCGTCTGCCACACGGACGCCTATACCCTCTCGGGTCTCGATAGCGAAGGCAAGTTCCCGGCGATCCTCGGCCATGAGGGCGCGGGCATCGTGCGCGAGGTCGGCCCGGGCGTGACGACGCTGAAGGTCGGCGACCATGTGATCCCGCTCTACACGCCGGAATGCCGCAACTGCAAATCCTGCCTGTCGCGCCGCACCAATCTCTGCACCGCGATCCGCGCCACGCAGGGCCAGGGCGTCATGCCCGACGGCACCAGCCGCTTCCGCTGCGACGGCGAGACCGTGTTTCACTACATGGGCTGCTCGACCTTCGCGAACTTCACCGTGCTGCCGGAGATCGCGCTCGCCAAGGTGCGCGAGGACGCACCCTTCGACAAGATCTGCTATATCGGCTGCGGCGTCACCACCGGCATCGGCGCGGTGATCTACACGGCAAAGGTGTGGCCCGGCGCCAACGTGGTGGTGTTCGGGTTGGGCGGCATCGGGCTCAACGTGATCCAGGGCGCGCGCATGGTCGGTGCCGACAAGATCATCGGCGTCGACATCAACCCGACCAAGGTCGAGATGGCCAGGAAATTCGGCATGACCGACTTCATCAACCCGAACGAGATCGGCGCCGACAAGGTGGTGCAGGCGATCGTCGATCTCACCGGCGGCGGCGCGGATTTCTCGTTCGATGCCACCGGCAACGTGACCGTGATGCGCCAGGCGCTCGAGTGCTGCCATCGCGGCTGGGGCGAGAGCATCATCATCGGCGTGGCCGAAGCGGGCAAGGAGATCGCGACACGCCCGTTCCAGCTCGTCACCGGACGCGTGTGGAAGGGCACGGCCTTCGGCGGCGCGCGCGGCCGCACGGACGTGCCGAAGATCGTCGACTGGTACATGGAGGGCAAGATCAACATCGACGACCTGATCACCCACACCATGCCGCTCGACGAGATCAACACCGCCTTCGACCTCATGCACGAGGGCAAGTCGATCCGCTCGGTCATCGTGTACTAA
- the fghA gene encoding S-formylglutathione hydrolase has translation MSFEVVSQARCFGGTQFVYRHASRETGTPMRVAVYVPPQAKDAKVPVVWFLSGLTCTEENFTVKAGAQRVASELGLILIAPDTSPRGEGVPDDPEGAYDLGLGAGFYVDATQEPWAKNYRMRSYIEHELPELIAENLPADMSRQGITGHSMGGHGALTIALRNPGRFKAVSAFAPIASPMNCPWGEKALSNYIGPDRSAWSEYDACALIESGARVPGLLVDQGTADGFLETQLKPQLLQASCAQAGIPLNLRMQDGYDHSYFFIATFIEDHLRWHAERLSR, from the coding sequence TTGAGTTTCGAGGTCGTCTCGCAGGCGCGCTGCTTCGGCGGCACGCAATTCGTCTACCGTCATGCTTCCCGTGAAACCGGCACGCCGATGCGCGTTGCGGTTTACGTTCCGCCGCAGGCGAAAGACGCCAAGGTGCCGGTGGTGTGGTTCCTCTCCGGGCTCACCTGCACGGAGGAGAATTTTACCGTCAAGGCGGGCGCGCAGCGGGTGGCCTCGGAGCTCGGCCTGATCCTGATCGCGCCCGATACCAGCCCCCGCGGCGAGGGCGTGCCCGACGACCCGGAAGGCGCCTACGATCTCGGCCTCGGCGCGGGCTTCTACGTGGATGCGACGCAGGAGCCTTGGGCCAAGAATTATCGCATGCGCTCATACATCGAGCATGAGCTGCCGGAACTGATCGCCGAGAACCTGCCCGCCGACATGAGCCGGCAGGGCATCACGGGCCATTCCATGGGTGGGCATGGAGCGCTCACCATTGCGTTGCGCAATCCCGGACGCTTCAAGGCCGTCTCGGCCTTCGCGCCGATCGCGTCGCCCATGAACTGTCCCTGGGGCGAGAAAGCCCTGTCGAACTATATCGGCCCCGACCGTTCGGCTTGGTCCGAATACGATGCCTGCGCACTGATCGAGAGCGGCGCACGTGTGCCCGGCCTGCTGGTCGATCAGGGTACTGCCGACGGCTTCCTCGAGACCCAACTCAAGCCGCAATTGCTGCAGGCGTCCTGCGCCCAGGCCGGGATTCCGCTGAACCTGCGGATGCAGGACGGCTACGACCATTCCTACTTCTTCATCGCCACCTTCATCGAGGATCATCTGCGCTGGCATGCGGAGCGGCTCAGCCGTTGA
- a CDS encoding catalase produces the protein MTKTTMTTTAGAPIADNQNSLSAGSRGPLLLQDYQLIEKLAHQNRERIPERVVHAKGSAAYGTLTITNDITRYSKAKVFSEIGKQTEAFLRFSTVAGERGAADAERDVRGFALKFYTDEGNWDIVGNNTPVFFVRDPVKFPDFIRTQKRHPATNLRSTTAMWDFWSLSPESLHQITILFSDRGLPQGYRFMHGFGSHTYSFINEADERFWVKFHFKSMQGIKTWTNREGEAVVAKDRESAQRDLYEAIEVGEFPRWKFCVQVMPETDAEKTSYNPFDVTKVWPHADYPLIEVGILELNRNAQHYFAEVEQSSFSPSNIVPGIGFSPDKMLQGRIFAYADAHRYRVGTHYEALPVNRPRCPVHHYHADGAMLSDIPNRGDAYYEPNSFNGPVQTRRAAEPPLKISGDADRYDHRAGNDDYKQPGDLFRLMTPDEQDRLMDNIAEAMQGVPEAIVKRQIVHFYLADKAYGLGVADRMGLKGAVLIQAAE, from the coding sequence ATGACAAAAACAACCATGACCACCACGGCAGGTGCGCCGATCGCCGATAACCAGAACAGCCTGTCTGCCGGCTCGCGGGGCCCGCTGCTGCTCCAGGATTACCAGCTGATCGAGAAGCTCGCGCACCAGAACCGGGAGCGCATCCCGGAGCGCGTGGTTCATGCCAAAGGCTCGGCGGCCTATGGCACGCTGACCATCACCAACGACATCACCCGATATTCCAAGGCCAAGGTCTTCTCCGAGATCGGCAAGCAGACGGAAGCGTTCCTGCGCTTCTCGACTGTCGCCGGCGAGCGCGGCGCGGCGGATGCCGAGCGCGACGTGCGCGGCTTCGCGCTGAAATTCTATACGGACGAGGGCAACTGGGACATCGTCGGCAACAACACGCCGGTGTTCTTCGTGCGCGACCCGGTCAAGTTCCCCGACTTCATCCGCACGCAGAAGCGCCATCCGGCCACGAACCTGCGCTCGACGACCGCCATGTGGGATTTCTGGTCACTCAGCCCCGAGAGCCTGCACCAGATCACGATCCTGTTCTCGGATCGCGGCCTGCCGCAGGGCTACCGCTTCATGCACGGCTTCGGCTCGCATACCTACTCGTTCATCAACGAGGCGGACGAGCGCTTCTGGGTCAAGTTCCACTTCAAGTCCATGCAGGGCATCAAGACTTGGACGAACCGCGAGGGTGAGGCCGTCGTCGCCAAGGACCGCGAGAGCGCGCAGCGCGATCTCTACGAGGCCATCGAAGTCGGCGAGTTCCCGCGCTGGAAGTTCTGCGTGCAGGTCATGCCCGAGACCGATGCGGAGAAGACCTCCTACAATCCGTTCGACGTCACCAAGGTGTGGCCGCATGCGGATTATCCGCTGATCGAGGTCGGCATCCTCGAGCTGAACCGCAACGCCCAGCATTACTTCGCCGAGGTCGAGCAATCCTCGTTCTCGCCGTCGAACATCGTGCCCGGCATCGGCTTCTCGCCGGACAAGATGCTGCAGGGCCGCATCTTCGCCTATGCGGATGCGCACCGCTACCGCGTCGGCACCCATTACGAGGCGCTGCCGGTGAACCGTCCGCGCTGCCCGGTTCATCACTACCACGCCGACGGCGCGATGCTGTCCGATATCCCGAACCGGGGCGATGCCTATTACGAGCCGAACTCGTTCAACGGTCCGGTGCAGACGCGACGCGCCGCCGAGCCGCCGCTCAAGATCTCGGGCGATGCCGATCGCTACGATCACCGCGCCGGCAACGACGACTACAAGCAGCCGGGCGACCTGTTCCGCCTCATGACGCCGGACGAGCAGGACCGGCTCATGGACAACATCGCGGAAGCGATGCAGGGCGTGCCCGAGGCGATCGTGAAGCGCCAGATCGTGCACTTCTACCTCGCCGACAAGGCCTATGGCCTCGGCGTGGCGGACCGCATGGGCCTCAAGGGCGCGGTGCTGATCCAGGCCGCGGAATAA
- a CDS encoding GNAT family N-acetyltransferase, which translates to MIDQFTIRALAPQEALGQVCALSDVLIDCVEGGASVSFMLPLSRDRADAFWHGVAEGAIAGERILLVAQDRTSGQVVGTVQVILKQPENQPHRADIAKMLVHRRFRKHGIGAALMLAAEAAARKAGKTVLVLDTVTGGDAERLYERVGWTKSGIIPNYALWPQGGFCDTTVFYKLLAAA; encoded by the coding sequence ATGATCGACCAATTCACCATCCGCGCGCTCGCTCCGCAGGAAGCCCTCGGCCAAGTCTGCGCCTTGTCCGACGTCCTCATCGACTGCGTCGAGGGCGGCGCGTCGGTCAGCTTCATGCTGCCGTTGTCCCGAGACCGAGCCGATGCGTTCTGGCATGGCGTCGCCGAGGGCGCGATTGCGGGCGAGCGCATCCTGCTCGTGGCGCAGGATCGGACGAGCGGACAAGTGGTGGGCACCGTGCAGGTCATCCTGAAACAGCCGGAGAACCAGCCGCACCGGGCCGACATCGCGAAGATGCTCGTCCATCGCAGGTTCAGGAAGCACGGCATCGGCGCCGCCCTCATGCTCGCCGCCGAGGCGGCGGCGCGGAAGGCGGGCAAGACCGTGCTCGTGCTCGACACGGTCACCGGCGGCGATGCGGAGCGCCTCTACGAGCGCGTCGGCTGGACCAAGTCGGGAATCATCCCGAATTACGCGCTCTGGCCGCAGGGCGGGTTCTGCGACACGACGGTGTTCTACAAGCTGCTCGCGGCAGCCTGA
- a CDS encoding hydrogen peroxide-inducible genes activator, translated as MKHFGLAADQCSVTQPALSMQIKELERELGVELVERRGNFVALTLTGQEIAARAETILNQVRELSDYARQHHGVLTGPLRLGIIPSVAPYLLPDILTEVARQYPALDLQIRETQTSALVEELTRGELDAVLLALPLQQPQLETMALFDDRFLIAVQSQAAHSWTTGDLRARIGQERLLLLEEGHCLRDQALQFCQIANMQARKALGAASLTTIMQMVAAGHGITLLPEICAKTEVDRQRVALIEFPDDAPMRIVGLAWRRTSTRKNDFIALGTLIKSLKQQGAELDEAPRT; from the coding sequence ATGAAGCATTTCGGTCTGGCGGCCGATCAGTGCTCCGTCACGCAGCCGGCCCTCTCCATGCAGATCAAGGAATTGGAGCGGGAACTCGGCGTGGAACTCGTCGAGCGCAGAGGAAACTTCGTTGCGCTGACCCTCACCGGCCAGGAAATCGCCGCACGGGCGGAGACGATCCTGAATCAGGTGAGGGAACTGTCGGATTACGCGCGCCAGCACCATGGCGTCCTGACCGGGCCCCTGCGGCTCGGGATCATCCCGTCGGTCGCGCCCTATCTGCTGCCCGACATCCTGACGGAGGTGGCCAGGCAGTATCCGGCGCTCGACCTGCAGATCCGCGAGACGCAGACGAGCGCCCTCGTGGAGGAGCTGACCCGGGGCGAGCTCGATGCGGTGCTGCTCGCCCTTCCGCTCCAGCAGCCACAGCTCGAAACCATGGCTCTGTTCGACGACCGCTTTCTCATCGCGGTCCAGAGCCAGGCGGCGCATAGCTGGACGACCGGCGATCTGCGCGCCCGCATCGGGCAGGAACGGCTGCTTCTCCTGGAAGAAGGCCATTGCCTGCGCGATCAGGCCCTGCAGTTCTGCCAGATCGCCAACATGCAGGCGCGCAAGGCGCTGGGCGCCGCCTCGCTCACCACCATCATGCAAATGGTGGCGGCCGGCCATGGCATCACGCTTCTGCCGGAGATTTGCGCGAAGACCGAGGTCGACCGGCAGCGCGTCGCACTGATCGAATTTCCTGACGATGCGCCGATGCGCATCGTCGGCCTCGCCTGGCGCCGCACATCGACCCGCAAGAACGACTTCATCGCGCTCGGCACCCTGATCAAGTCGCTCAAGCAGCAAGGAGCCGAATTGGACGAAGCCCCACGGACGTGA
- a CDS encoding NUDIX domain-containing protein, with the protein MAGYSIKQIETIYEGWRKLFRLTVQMPDGRLMAREVLNSTDAAVVLPYDPETRRVILVRQFRAPVMLAEGHADLLEAVAGLLDGDTPEICARREAMEEAGLRLGALEPVGVAWSAPGMTTERLHLFLAPYTAADRVGKGGGLAEEHEEIEVLEITLDKLARMLKRGAVADLKTVALIQALQLRRPDLFAT; encoded by the coding sequence GTGGCAGGCTACAGCATCAAGCAGATCGAAACCATCTATGAAGGCTGGCGGAAGCTTTTCAGGCTGACGGTCCAGATGCCGGACGGCCGGCTCATGGCGCGGGAGGTGCTGAACAGTACCGATGCCGCCGTCGTGCTGCCCTACGATCCCGAGACGCGCAGAGTCATCCTGGTCCGGCAGTTCCGCGCGCCGGTCATGCTTGCCGAGGGGCATGCGGATCTTCTGGAGGCAGTCGCAGGACTTCTCGACGGAGACACGCCCGAAATCTGCGCCCGGCGCGAGGCCATGGAGGAGGCGGGCCTGCGCCTCGGTGCGCTCGAGCCGGTCGGCGTCGCATGGTCGGCCCCCGGGATGACGACGGAGCGCCTGCACCTTTTTCTCGCGCCCTACACCGCCGCCGACCGGGTCGGCAAGGGTGGTGGCCTTGCCGAGGAGCACGAGGAGATCGAGGTTCTGGAGATCACCCTCGACAAGCTGGCCCGGATGCTGAAGCGTGGCGCCGTCGCGGACCTCAAGACCGTAGCCCTCATACAGGCGCTCCAGCTCCGGCGTCCGGACCTGTTCGCGACCTGA
- a CDS encoding sulfite exporter TauE/SafE family protein, with protein sequence MELSNAALLAASGLAAGLVNAIAGGGTFFTFSALVAAGLPPVIANATSAVAVTPANLSSAWAYRRELAANIRRFAALGIVSLIGGLGGAYILTVTNNEAFRQLVPWLLLFATVLFAASPKIVALARAIGKQEGHHPSTKAWAAGLVFQTGVAVYGGFFGAGMGIVMLAALAITEGDDFHLINSAKHLCSTLIQLVAVVLFVVAGLVSWPETLIVGAASVIGGYLGVVFGRRLPASVIRWLVIAVGAALTLYFFIR encoded by the coding sequence ATGGAATTGTCTAACGCGGCGCTTCTTGCCGCTTCGGGTCTTGCCGCCGGCCTTGTCAATGCGATCGCGGGTGGAGGAACCTTCTTCACCTTCTCCGCCCTCGTCGCCGCGGGCCTGCCGCCGGTCATCGCCAATGCGACCAGCGCCGTGGCGGTCACGCCGGCCAATTTGTCGAGCGCCTGGGCCTACCGGCGCGAGCTCGCCGCCAATATTCGGCGCTTTGCTGCGCTCGGGATCGTCAGCCTCATCGGCGGGCTCGGCGGCGCGTACATTCTCACGGTGACCAACAACGAGGCCTTCCGGCAGCTCGTGCCGTGGCTTCTGCTGTTCGCCACCGTGCTCTTCGCCGCAAGCCCGAAGATCGTGGCGCTCGCCCGCGCCATCGGCAAGCAGGAGGGGCATCATCCCTCAACGAAGGCTTGGGCTGCAGGCCTCGTCTTCCAGACCGGCGTCGCGGTCTATGGCGGCTTCTTCGGCGCCGGCATGGGCATCGTCATGCTGGCCGCGCTCGCCATCACCGAGGGCGACGACTTTCACCTGATCAATTCGGCAAAGCATCTGTGCTCCACCTTGATCCAGCTCGTCGCCGTCGTGCTGTTCGTCGTCGCCGGGCTCGTGAGCTGGCCCGAGACGCTCATCGTCGGCGCGGCCTCGGTGATCGGCGGCTATCTCGGCGTCGTCTTCGGCCGCCGCTTGCCGGCGAGCGTCATCCGCTGGCTCGTGATCGCCGTCGGCGCCGCACTGACACTGTATTTCTTTATCCGCTGA
- a CDS encoding helix-turn-helix domain-containing protein → MDHPSTLNTHLATRLRDLRAENGLTLDGLAERTGVSRSMISLIERGESSPTAMVLDKLAAGLGVTLASLFAEKDSAGASPLAHRADQRVWRDPDSGYLRRNLSALGFPSPIELVEVVLPVGARVAYDTGHRASVVHQQIWMIEGDIDLTLGDDTYHLGTGDCLSMRLDRPTIFRNHSERPARYLVALAIDTRAGSAAQR, encoded by the coding sequence ATGGATCATCCCTCCACGCTTAACACCCATCTGGCGACCCGCCTGCGCGATCTGCGGGCTGAGAACGGCCTAACTCTCGACGGTCTCGCCGAACGGACCGGGGTGAGCCGCTCGATGATTTCCCTGATCGAGCGCGGCGAGAGCAGCCCGACGGCGATGGTTCTCGACAAGCTCGCTGCCGGTCTCGGGGTGACCCTGGCCTCTCTCTTCGCCGAAAAGGACAGCGCCGGTGCCTCGCCCCTGGCGCACCGCGCCGATCAGCGCGTCTGGCGCGATCCGGACAGCGGCTACCTCCGCCGCAATCTCTCTGCACTCGGCTTCCCCTCGCCCATCGAGCTGGTCGAGGTCGTGCTGCCGGTGGGAGCGCGCGTGGCCTATGACACCGGGCACCGCGCGTCGGTCGTTCATCAGCAGATCTGGATGATCGAAGGCGATATCGACCTGACCCTCGGTGACGACACCTATCATCTCGGCACCGGCGACTGCCTGTCCATGCGCCTCGACCGGCCGACCATCTTCCGCAACCACTCCGAGCGACCCGCCCGCTACCTGGTGGCGCTCGCGATCGACACACGGGCCGGCTCTGCCGCGCAACGCTGA
- a CDS encoding AmpG family muropeptide MFS transporter: MAGTPKHRLSLRDVLTDGRIALMLPLGFSSGLPFLLVFSTLSAWLREAGISRTEIGLLSWVALAYSFKFLWAPIVDRYDAPILSRLLGRRRGWMALSQIVVALGLIGIAFGDPQSSLGLTVAAALLVAFASATQDVVIDGWRIDVAATERQGMMAASYQLGYRLALICAGAGALYIAEFVNWRSAYWTMAALMAVGLVGTLLSPRVDESAARQHLPFAAAVTEPLADLFRRKGLMLIPILALIACFRLPDFVAGVMANPLYIDLGFSKADIAEVSKLYGIWVGIIGAFAGGLALTRLGLWWTLLIGAVIAASSNLMFAWLAVEGADKLLFILSISIDNFAAGFAGSALIAYMSGLTSPGFAASQYALLSSLYALPGKLIGGASGAVVDAYGYPLLFTATASIGIPLVILCFIVRRDTMQTVKEKDEEFDEAAAVGAGSRA; encoded by the coding sequence ATGGCCGGTACACCCAAACATCGTCTGTCGCTCCGTGATGTCCTGACCGACGGACGCATCGCACTCATGCTGCCCTTAGGGTTTTCCTCCGGGCTTCCTTTCCTGCTCGTCTTCAGCACGCTGTCGGCCTGGCTGCGGGAGGCGGGGATCTCGCGGACCGAGATCGGCCTCCTGAGCTGGGTGGCGCTGGCCTATTCCTTCAAGTTTCTCTGGGCGCCGATCGTCGACCGCTACGATGCGCCGATCCTGTCCCGTCTGCTCGGCCGCCGGCGCGGATGGATGGCGCTGTCGCAGATCGTCGTGGCACTGGGCCTGATCGGCATCGCCTTCGGCGATCCGCAGTCCAGCCTGGGGCTGACCGTGGCCGCAGCCCTGCTCGTCGCCTTCGCATCGGCGACGCAGGATGTGGTTATCGACGGCTGGCGCATCGACGTCGCCGCCACCGAGCGGCAGGGCATGATGGCGGCCTCCTATCAGCTCGGCTATCGCCTGGCCTTGATCTGCGCCGGTGCGGGCGCGCTCTACATCGCGGAATTCGTGAACTGGCGCAGCGCTTACTGGACCATGGCGGCGCTGATGGCGGTCGGTCTCGTCGGCACCCTGCTCTCTCCGCGCGTGGATGAAAGCGCCGCACGCCAGCATCTGCCGTTCGCTGCAGCAGTTACCGAACCTCTCGCCGATCTGTTCCGGCGCAAGGGCCTGATGCTGATCCCGATCCTGGCGCTCATCGCGTGCTTCCGCCTGCCGGATTTCGTGGCCGGCGTCATGGCCAATCCGCTCTATATCGACCTCGGCTTCTCCAAGGCCGATATCGCCGAGGTCTCGAAGCTCTACGGCATCTGGGTCGGCATCATCGGTGCCTTCGCGGGCGGCCTGGCGCTTACGCGACTGGGCCTGTGGTGGACGCTGCTGATCGGCGCCGTCATCGCCGCCTCATCCAACCTGATGTTCGCCTGGCTCGCCGTCGAGGGCGCCGACAAGCTGCTGTTCATCCTTTCGATCAGCATCGACAATTTTGCAGCCGGTTTCGCCGGCTCGGCCCTCATCGCCTACATGTCGGGGCTGACATCGCCCGGCTTCGCCGCGTCGCAATACGCCTTGCTCAGCTCGCTCTATGCCCTGCCCGGCAAGCTCATCGGCGGCGCGTCGGGCGCGGTGGTGGACGCCTATGGCTATCCGCTTCTCTTCACCGCCACGGCCAGCATCGGCATCCCGCTAGTGATCCTGTGCTTCATCGTCAGGCGGGATACGATGCAGACGGTGAAGGAAAAGGACGAGGAGTTCGACGAGGCTGCCGCTGTCGGTGCGGGGTCGAGGGCCTGA